The following are from one region of the Thiocapsa rosea genome:
- the aspS gene encoding aspartate--tRNA ligase, protein MRTQYCGELNSRHEGQEVVLCGWVHRRRDHGGVIFIDLRDREGLVQIVFDPDRPEVFARAEQARSEYVLKVTGRVRARPAGTVNPDLPTGEIEVLGLDLEILNASDTPPIQLDEHGADASEELRLRYRYLDLRRPEMQARLRTRSRVTQAMRYFLDAQGFLDIETPILTKSTPEGARDYLVPSRTHPGEFFALPQSPQLFKQLLMMAGMDRYYQIARCFRDEDLRADRQPEFTQLDIEVSFMTEDELMAIMETMIRTLFRDVQGVELPDPFPRLSYAESMRRFGSDRPDLRVPLELIDVGDLMAGVDFKVFAEPAQDPEGRVVALRLPRGGELSRKEIDGYTQFVGIYGAKGLAYIKVNAWAEKGREGLQSPILKFLPDSAVDAIMTCTAAVDGDLIFFGADKTTVVNESMGALRVRLGQDRGLLAEGWHPVWVVDFPMFERDANSQRWVALHHPFTAPKEEQLDLLDSDPGACLSRAYDMVLNGTEIGGGSIRIHRDAVQRQVFKLLAITEEQAEDRFGFLLKALRFGCPPHGGIAFGLDRLVMLMTGATSIRDVMAFPKTQSAACLLTDAPSAVDENQLKELALRIRLRA, encoded by the coding sequence ATGCGCACGCAGTATTGTGGAGAACTGAACAGCCGCCATGAGGGCCAAGAGGTCGTGTTGTGCGGCTGGGTGCATCGGCGTCGGGATCATGGCGGGGTCATCTTCATCGATCTGCGCGATCGCGAAGGTCTTGTGCAGATCGTCTTTGATCCGGATCGCCCCGAGGTCTTCGCGCGCGCCGAGCAGGCGCGCAGCGAGTACGTGCTCAAGGTGACGGGTCGGGTGCGCGCGCGACCGGCGGGGACCGTCAACCCGGATCTGCCGACCGGCGAGATCGAGGTGTTGGGCCTGGATCTGGAGATCCTCAACGCCTCCGACACCCCGCCGATCCAGCTCGACGAGCACGGTGCCGACGCCTCCGAAGAGCTGCGTCTGCGCTATCGCTATCTGGATCTGCGTCGCCCCGAGATGCAGGCGCGCCTGCGCACGCGCAGCCGCGTAACACAGGCGATGCGGTATTTTCTGGACGCACAGGGATTCCTCGACATCGAGACCCCCATTCTGACCAAGTCCACGCCCGAGGGCGCGCGTGACTATCTGGTCCCCAGCCGCACCCATCCGGGCGAGTTCTTCGCGCTGCCCCAGTCGCCGCAGCTCTTCAAGCAGTTGCTCATGATGGCGGGCATGGACCGCTATTATCAGATCGCCCGCTGCTTCCGGGACGAGGATTTGCGCGCCGATCGCCAGCCCGAGTTCACCCAGCTCGACATCGAGGTCTCCTTCATGACCGAGGACGAGCTGATGGCGATCATGGAGACCATGATCCGCACGCTCTTCCGCGATGTGCAGGGCGTCGAGCTGCCCGACCCCTTCCCGCGCCTGTCCTATGCCGAGTCGATGCGTCGCTTCGGCTCGGATCGCCCCGATCTGCGCGTGCCCCTGGAGCTGATCGATGTCGGCGATCTCATGGCCGGTGTCGACTTCAAGGTCTTCGCCGAGCCGGCACAGGATCCCGAGGGTCGCGTGGTTGCCCTGCGTCTGCCGCGCGGCGGTGAGCTCTCGCGCAAGGAGATCGACGGCTACACCCAATTCGTCGGCATCTACGGCGCGAAGGGTCTGGCCTACATCAAGGTCAACGCCTGGGCGGAGAAGGGTCGCGAGGGCCTGCAGTCGCCGATCCTCAAGTTCCTGCCCGACAGTGCGGTCGACGCCATCATGACCTGCACCGCGGCCGTCGACGGCGACCTCATCTTCTTCGGCGCGGACAAGACCACGGTGGTCAACGAGTCGATGGGCGCGCTGCGGGTGCGGCTCGGCCAGGACCGCGGGCTGCTCGCCGAGGGCTGGCATCCGGTGTGGGTCGTGGACTTTCCGATGTTCGAACGCGATGCCAACAGCCAGCGCTGGGTGGCCCTGCATCATCCCTTCACGGCGCCGAAGGAAGAGCAGCTGGATCTGCTCGACAGCGATCCGGGCGCCTGTCTGTCGCGCGCCTACGATATGGTCTTGAACGGCACCGAGATCGGCGGCGGCTCCATCCGTATCCATCGCGACGCGGTCCAGCGGCAGGTCTTCAAGCTTCTGGCCATCACCGAGGAGCAGGCCGAGGACCGCTTTGGGTTCTTGCTGAAGGCGCTGCGGTTCGGTTGCCCGCCGCATGGCGGCATCGCCTTCGGTCTGGACCGTCTGGTGATGCTCATGACCGGTGCGACCTCGATCCGCGACGTCATGGCCTTCCCCAAGACCCAGAGTGCCGCCTGTCTGCTCACCGATGCCCCGTCGGCCGTGGACGAGAACCAGCTCAAAGAGCTTGCGCTGCGGATCAGGCTGCGGGCCTGA